Genomic segment of Falco peregrinus isolate bFalPer1 chromosome 5, bFalPer1.pri, whole genome shotgun sequence:
actggttttcttccttctgtgtgtatattaaagaaggaaaagaaagcctgTATGATTCTAACCCACCTGAAAAAACTTGTTTCTAAGGAGTCAGAGAGATTGGACCAACTGATTTCCCACTCTAGGTGAGTGTGCTTACAGTGAATGTCAGCATCTTGAAATGAGTGTGTGAAATATCTTCCAACACTGTTTGCTTGATGAGgttagttttaattatttatgacAGCCACTCTTGAAAATACGCTCAAGATGTATGTAGTGTTGGATCAGACTACAGTATTATCTTTGGAAAAAAGTGGGTAAGCACAGTTTCATAAATCATGGCTATATTGGTAATTTTGTACTGAGTAGACAACCTTCATGATGAAATAGCTCAAAGTCTACAATCTAAGGTATGTAATAGAGACTGCACATAATAGAGCTAAAAAACATCTGCGTGTAGCATaatgttagaagaaaaaaggcaggttttttggatatttattttattttcaatttcagTCTCTCATCAGCTTCTGAAAATTGGTGATAATAAAGCATAACGCCCATGTTGTTAAAGGAGCTTCTGATAAACTACAGTAGCTTCTTGTTGGCCACTGTCTATTTGAGCAATAATTGAATGGCTTATTGATCATATTTCCTCCCCGTATGGTTATACATTTTTTTGGAGGTGAGGTAATTTTGGCTAGATACTTGTTTTGTGGATTTGGTCGTTCAGATAGCTATCAGCTGTCTTAAGGGCTTAAGTGTAATATCAGTGCAGGGGAAGATGGGGGATTTAAATCGTTGTGATTATGCTGGTATAACTCAGCCTAGCGAGTTCTCTTATTACAtataaaaagcctttttccaGCAGTTTCATAAGAAGTAATTTGagagtatattaaaaaaataaaagaagcccTCTGAAACCAAGAGTGCTGttctagaagaaaaatgggTTGTTTTGCACTTATGCTTGTATACTGAAATGGGTTTAATTACACTGACTTGAACTGTTCTGTGTAAACAGATTGTGACTTCATTACCTTGatcctgaaagaaagaagaagaagaaaaaaaaaaagcagttgccATGGATGGAAAGGTCCATTCTGTGCTTCTTCATTTTGGCTTCCACTCAATCTAATGATTTTTATCATGTATACAACTAGCTTTTGCCATTTAAGCTTATTCAAATGAGATATAGATAGTCagtagaacaaaaaaaatgggCGTCCTCATTGGTTTCAGTGATACTGTCAGTAAAACAGTGATACACCAATATTCAGTATTCAAAGCTGTAGGTACAATACAGGAATCAATTCTGCTTAGTAATACACTCACAGATAGCTACTACATGGAATTCTCTGTGAGGAAATCATCCTGTGTCTCTTGTACATCACTTACACTGCAAGGAGTCTTGTGActcactttatttttaactcGGTTGAGTGCTTGTTTACCTTTGAAGTGACAGTTTTAATGTCATTCTTTGTTAAACTTTCTTTTGAGGGAAGCAGTAGGTGATCTAACAAAAGCTAACTCATTacagtttcatattttttcatagaATTTGGATTTTCACTGAGTTGTACAAAAGTAGTTgaggaaaaacactgaaatgtcTTTGACTAATCAGATACAGTCTGCTGAACATACCGATTTTGTCTGAAGTAAAActaaattcagtatttctaaGGTGACTTAGAGAAGCTGCAACAAAATTTTGCTTTACAATTGCTTCTCTGTCTCTATGCCTAATAtccttttttaatgtatttgttacTGAATCTGGGGAGGCTTACTTCTCTGTCCTGGTGGTGCgtattttaatttgaagatgTATACCTTCTTAAATATAACTACTTAATCAGACTGTGCCAGTTGTATATTTTTCTAGAAGAGAAGGTCATACCATCATACAGAAGCTGATTTTGTGTTTGGGGATCTTAATTTTGGAGGGTAAGCCATTTGAGGAACAATTTTTAATCTTCTGGGTACCCTCAAGTTTAAAAAGGGCTTGCTTTGGAGCTATGAGAGGAAACTATAGAAAGAGCAAGAAATCTAGGAATCTGTATTGTATTCTAAATGCAGAACTAATGATTAGTGCATCTGAGAGAGTTGTCATGCTGAGTTCAGAAGGGCATTTTGCAGGGTGACTGGCAGGGTTGGGTTTGAGCTTTGTCTTGAATGACTTGCACAGTTTGACatatcaaaatacattttactggAATTTAATTAGGTTTTCTCCTTGTGTCCTGGCAGTAAGAAATATATGAACTATAAGCATACTAATACACTTCTGCACAACTGTATTgactgttaattttctttttgtggcaTAAAGTCATCCTGCACATGGGGAGGGGAATGTAAAAATGTGCCATTGTCTGCTGTCTTGATGTGTAAAGACCTGCAAGACAAGCCTAAAGGTTTTTCTAGCTTAAAATTTAAGACCAGTCTTTGACtggaaaagcaattaaatggTCTGTGAGCTAAGTGTGAAAATTGAGTAATGGGGGAAAGAAGGGTTTGTAGTCAGTTTTTTAATGTTCTACTATTGTTAAAATCTGTTCAACATCAGTGACTAGCATTTTTAAGAGGGTGCCTCTGATCAAAGATTCGGCATGAGTATTTGTAAGACTGAGACCTAACAATGTTCTCTGGAGGTGCTAGAATATCATCAAATAAAATGGGAGAAAATCAGAGTTGGCGGtctttaattcctttttattttttttaatatgaaagcTCTTTTGGGGTGGTTGGGCAAGGTTGCAgtataaagaggaaaaaaatccctagaTATCCCAGTTTAAAAGGTCTTGGAGGTCACCTCTAATGATGAGGCAATGATGTAATTGGTTTGTATTACATTATTCAAGTCATCATCTCTCCTCCACACTAAAGCTTTTAGGTTGTGTGGAGAAGTCACCAGTATGAATCGGACAGTAGGCTTACATTAAGCTGTGAACTCTCATTTCATAAAACGTGAAGCAGGATCCCACACCTGGGGTAATTCTGAAGCTATTTCACCTTTTCAGAGTCAAGGAAGCTGGCTGTATCTATCACGGCTTTTTCAGGCaagctttttattgcttttcttgctgAGCTAACCCAACTGGAGTTTTAGAATAGGGTAAGAATCTGTCCAAGTGTAATCACAGCTGATTTAGTTTATGTTCCTGACtggcttgtttctttttcagatccCTTGCAGTTGGCAGTAAATCAGGCTACaaattcttctctctttcttctgtgGACAAATTAGAGCAGATCTATGAATGCAGTGAGtatcttctttatttcttttttcttttttttttatccccccaGTTGGCATAATTTGGGAAGAATAAgacatgtttcattttttcacagGTGGTTTGACATAAGAGGATCCTTAAGTGTATGATGAAATATCACACAAATACAGAACAATTGATTGCTGGCAGGGTAAAACTGTTTATCAGTGTTCTGTATTTCAATTTAGCTGGTATGTTGTGAAATTGGGTTTAGGTATGAGTAGAactctttgcttttctaattttatGTCCAGTGGCCAGGTTATATAGCAGCTgggcataaagaaaaaaaaaaatactggtgtGAGAGTGTGTCTTTTGGGTCTTTAGACTGGCTGTTGGGGCAGGCAACCACTAATATACCTTTATCAAATAAGAAAGCAAAGTCTTGCTTATCTTTAATCCTAGCATTTGctatttgaaaaatgctttaacaCGATAGCTGCCAGTTTACTCATACAAAATGGTGAATAATCCAAAATTCCCATAACTTCTCAATACTGGTCACAGTTGAGTAGGATATGAGATGGAGGGAAGCATGGGGATAAGTGGTATCCCCTGTTTTGCCAGCGCTTCATAGACCTCCCTTTTTTGAGGTGCTAATAAGTGAACTATGAATGCTATGCGTGAGTATCCTTGCTTTCATGTAAGCTCCGTGTGAACAGATGGTACCAATAGCTATGATGTCAGCATTTGTAGTAGCATCCTGGTGTACCATGCTGCGCAACAGGGTTGTCTTCAGACTCCATTCCCTAAGTGACCTGACCCTGTGGCAtcttaaattttgaaaatggtGTGTGATTCAGATCACCTATTATCTGTGGTGACAGTCTGTTTCTGTACAGAGTCAATGGAGAAAAGTAATTGTGAAGTTCAAATTAGGCACCTGTGGTCAGGTTAAATTGTGTTGCAGCTATATCTGCCTGTTTGAGTCATGGTCTGGTTGTACTGGTTAATCAGTGGCTTGAATTCCATTTTATGCCGTTGAGTTTAGGTACCTGACCTCTGCAGTATGTTAGGCACTTACAGTATCTGGCCTGATACCACCCCAGGAGACTCAGTGAAGATGACTCCTGTTACACAAGACACTGAATAAACATATTGAGAGAGACTGAACTGAACTTTGTAAGACTGCTTCTTCTGGGTGgtccttgaaagaaaaagtacagaTTAGATAAGTGCCTTGCTCAAAATCTTGCAATAAACCAATAAAGCAGCTGGTTTGGGGATTTAGACCTGCCGATTCCAGTCTTGCCTTCAAACTGTTCTGGGATGCCTGTGTTGGCTTAACCtctttttgatattttaagggttttttccatGAGTGTTAAGTCTGTAAATACAGAGCTCAGTGTGTGAGGTAATATTAGTAGAAAACTTGATGGTTTGACCTCCATAAGCCAGCCTGTCTTGACCTTTGCTCGTAGGGCATGTAGTGCCTGCAGCAGGTCTAAATATTTGAGATCATAATTTTTTGTATGCAGTTAAATAATGTTCAGTCTTGAGCTTGCAAACTGTGCCTGTTTAAAATTTGATACGGAGGTGGAGGGCTTCCTATGTATTTGGTACCTCCTTTCCACAATGAAAGGTATCTTGAGGCCTCCCAGACATgtgcctcctgcctcccagtCCAGTTTAAGTAGGTCTGAAGACTTGTTGTTTTGAGTAGTGCTTTTAAGGACCTCTCCCTCTCTTGTGTAAGATTAATCTGCCAGTTCTTGTGTAGGTGTCTAAAGTAAACTACAAAACATGCCCCAGCTGTCTTGTGTTTgagaaaacaactgaaaagaatGGGAGGTTTCTGTGTCTGCTCCCATCACTGACTTCTACTGAGACTCAGTACAAATTGCCGTGCTCAGTTGATCCCCctgtaaaaataagtattaGATTGGAGGGGCTTTAAGGCTTAATGAATGCTTAAACATGCTTCATGTTCTTGGATTAAAAATTGAATAAAAGCACAGCTGATCATAATCTAGCTGGTTCTAACCAGTTCTTTTCTGTGATGCTACATGCTTGTGTTTATGAAACCGTAGTCTTATTATGTATTTGCTTGTTCTCCCCTCACTGCTGATACTGAAATCGTTTTGCAGTTCTTTTTgttcttactgtattttgaatCTGAGTTCCTGGCAATGCTGACTTTTGTAGtgtaaaggagaaataaaaaatagaaaacaccTGTGATTAACAGCATTGCTATAGGGCTTAACTAGTGCTTCTAAACATGATTAATTCAGGTCAGCTGTGTGTAGGATGTGCAGTATAGCCTGGTGCTGTACTTGAATGGTTGCTTCTTAGGAAGCATACATGATTTGGCAGCTGTGAAGAGATTTTATCACTTCCTCCTGTTAGGGGAAGACAAAGGAACAGAGGTGCATCctctatttttaaagtgaatttaattaaaagtcTGTCACAAAGCCTTTCTCTAAGGTAACTATCTGTGTTATAGTAAGTCTTTTTATGATGAGACTGAAGGATTGTCTATAActtctaaatgtttttcttgttgaaagttttttcttctgtctgtgaCTGCTTAGTTCTTGATAGTGCTCTTCCCTGTGTGCCTTGCCTGCTGCCTACACTTCCCATCAGTGCAGCGTAGGACAGCACTCTTTCCGTCTgtatctctgctgctgttcctcctCTGAAATACCAGTTCTCCTGCCTGCTTGGGAGAGTAAGAATTCCCAGTCTCTGCTGGTCTTCTGACTTTTGTAAAAGGATGCCATTGCTATGGAGGACTTCAGGCTTAGATGGAAAGCTGATAACATACACTGTAAAATAGTTGAGAATTTTTTATGTTACTAATCTGATTCAAGGAAGATGGACCTCTGCATTTGAAAGTCTGCATAAACTTATTGAGGCAAacttttgtggggttttttttcatgttgtgtGTGGCATCAGGAAAATGGAGAACAATTCCTTGAAAACAACAGCATTGCTAAAATGCATTATCCCTGGTGTATGAGGAAATTGAATTTTCAAAGCCTCTGTGAGCTGTTTTGTCTTCTCTGGAAAAGCACCTTATTAAATATGAGATTTAGATAAAACTCAATTGTGTTGCATAGCATACGGAAAATGCTTAGTATAAACTTGCTCCTTTTCCTTAAGGAGGTTATTTCTTTCTCTCGCACAAGAATGtaaagcattaaatattttctcttctttttttcttgaaataactGCCCAGAAAAAGCACTTTCAAAGCAGACATGTTGCACAATGCTGACAGTGTCATATGCTGAGAATGTTGGAAAGAACTCTTTTTCAGGGGATTTCTGTCATTGGTGATGAGAACAGTGccaattaattaattaatgcgTCCCTTAGCTAAAACAGAagccttcagaaataaatttgctgcttttttttttttccttttttttccctggcagtTTTACAGTTTGGAATACATTAAGCATTGAGCTAATCCAGATACTGACTTCTGAAAAATTTGGTTGTTTCAGTGGATCAAGACCAAAGGCTCAAGTCACTTGTCTTGATTCAGTTCTGTAATGGAAGAGCCAGTGTAGGTGGTAGCTGTAGAAGAGCTGCAGAGAATGGTAAAATTCTCTCCAGGTTTCTCCTGCTGTGAAAACTGTCCCCTGTGTCTCTGGGGCTTTTGGAGGGGAGCTTCAGGAGATGGGAGGGGGAAACACACATGCCAGGGTAACTGGTGGTGGGACTTGAACTCGTACCAGCTTGGTCTGATACTGTACTATAATCAAAAGCTTTGAAAGTGCTTCTTTGCCAGAGATCCTGGTcattcctccctcctgctgtcTTCCCCACATTTTGAATGGTGACTTTTGTTCCTCCTCTTTTGCCTTCTGCGCTTCCACAATAGAACACTTGACAAAACGCTGTTTCATGGCTATACGCATACGTGCTGGGCTTCCGTGATTCCTGTACACGTTGTTGTTAGGGACTGTCAGGTAGAAGATGGTATATGTGATCAGTGGCTGAAGCAGTCTTAAAACAAATGAGTTTACCGGCTTCTTTAAGTACAATAACAGCTCCTCGTGGAGAGGTGTGCAGAAACTCCAAAGTTTTTGGTCATCAAAAGCCCTTCTATGCataataaactttaaaaacaaaaccacacacaaaaaaaatgcccaaaactgtaaaaaaaaccctttgctTTCCTAGATTTCTGCAGAGATGAGGGAAGACTAAAATTTTGGAATTTGACAGTTTGCTGGGGTTTgcatctgggattttttttctattagatCTTGGGCAGGGAGGAGTAGGTGCTCTGTTCCAAAGCATAAACTTGCATGACaccttggggtgggggaggaaatACTTGTAAATGAGCATTCATTGTGCAgcgtttctgctttgaaaaacctGTCCTGCATCCCACTTTGACTCTGAGCTGCTGTTGTAGAATGTTCGTGGTCTTAGACTGTATTTTCTAAGACAGTATTTCCTGTTGATGTGCATCATTCGTCTTCCCTAAAATCTCCCTCTCTATTTTTCCCTCATTACTGTGATTCCTCAGCTGACACAGAAGATGTGTGCATTGTGGAGAGGCTGTTCTCCAGTAGTCTGGTGGCCATAGTAAGCCTTAAAGCTCCACGCAAGCTGAAAGTTTGTCACTTTAAGAAGGGGACAGAGATTTGCAACTACAGTTACTCCAACACCATCTTGGCTGTCAAACTCAATAGACAGGTGAGTAGTAATTTTGGTTGGGTGAAAACACTGGAAGCGGTTGTGAATCTTATTCTGGCACTTGCTTTGCTGACTGATGTGTCTTCCTTTGGTGACAGAATTGCTATTTGAAATTAACTTGCACTTTTCCAACTGTAGCTTCTGTATGGCATCTCAGTACTCATATTCAGTTAAGTATTTTTGGTTCtatgtttatgtatttaattaGGAAAATGCCCTGAGTAAGCTGGGCATGCTTTGAGTGGGAAGTCAAGACTAGAGACCTCCTGAAGTCCCTCCCAGTATCAATCATCCTGTGATCCTAAATGTGAAAGTAACATGAAACTGACAGTTTCTGTTCAGGCATAAACTTAAAGTTGTCATCTATTCACTTCTGATGTTGTTAAATACAGTTTGCtgaattctttcaaaaaaataaaccactgaaCTGGTGAAATTTTTCAGTTAAGTACTTGAAACCGTAGTTTGCTGTATTGCTAAATCATTAGTAGGCTTTTCTGGAAATACAGACTTCTCTGTCTTCAGCCAGCTTGCTCAAAGTAGAGAAAATGgcatctgaagaagaaaaatctttttagtGTCTATTCCTGCCCCCAAAAATCAGGTGTGGGAGGATGGGATTCTTGCTTAAAATCATAAGGGAAACGGTGGCTGATTTGATCTCTGGCATAGTGAGGTAGCATTAAATGAGAAACATCTTGTTAGTCATCCAGATGTAGTCTACAAAAGTGTAAATGAGATGTTGAAGGACTTACCTTaagggttgtttgtttttttttaaaaaaaaaagcctctcaTATGACAATGAGTAAGTAATAGGCTCTATAAATGGTTAAAgtcttgcatgtttttttctgtttagccaaagctgaaaattatttccacacGTGAATTGGCCTTTTGTGCAGGGGAGGGGAAATAAGGGCAGGtatggaagaaaaagagcttTAAATGAAGGTTTGTGATTTGCTGACTTAAACTAGTAGTGTaaatcattttcatttaaatcagtTTGCGCTAGCATGGTTGAGAGAAGTGCACTGGTCAGCTCAAGCGCCTGAGTATAGTATTGCGCTGTTGAAGCCTTGTCAAGAGGTGTATCTTGTGTTATCTTCTGTCAGATTCTTATTTCTTCCCATCAGGTGGGTATGGCCTTTTCTCTATTGGAGGGTACCTACTGCATTTGGGGATACAGGTTTTTTAGGATTGGTAAACTAATCTCCAGTTTATCAGCTTTTCATCCTCTTTTCCCATGTCTAGAGGCTGATAGTATGTCTGGAAGAGTCTCTCTATATACACAACATAAGAGACATGAAGGTATTACATACAATCAGGGAGACGCCTCCCAATCCTGCAGGTAGGTATGTTAGAAGCTAGCATAACTCTGAAAAGTACACTCTGTGTCAGCGTATGATATTTCCTACCGTAGCATTAATTCcactttcaaataaaagtaaCTATTAAATACATGAGTGTTGTCTTAAAGCCTACCCGTTTATTGCAGGTGAAGTTTTTGAGAACAAATAGCAGACTGCCTTAAACTGTGTTTTCCCAGTATCTTAGTCTCCTAGAGTGGCTGTGTTGAAATCTTAGAAGTAGCAGAGATACACACTGGATTTTTCCAGCACTTGGTAATAGTTAAAGGTTTTGTCAGGTTAATGTTTTGGAAGTCATGGCAGACATGGGAGATTCTACATGCTTAAGCAGTAGAATGCTTAAGCATTTACTGTAGCTTTGTGagtattctttctttcctacttCATATTAAACTTTAATTTGTGTTGAATAGTTGATACATGTTGCAAGTTGAGATTATTCATCCTTGTTCTGTTCCTGTTGATACCTTCCAAGGATAACTTGAGTTGTCTCCATAGTATTCAAATGCAGAATCAGCAAGTTTTGCTGTGTAAGTCTTGGAATTCACCTCTTTCTAATTGTGTTTCTGCACCCCTTCTAGGGTTGTGTGCTTTATCGATAAACAATGATAACTGCTACCTGGCCTATCCAGGAAGTGCAACTATTGGAGAAGTACAGGTCTTTGACACCATCAATCTGGTAAGGATCTCTGTGAATGCTGTTTCCACTGCTGAAGATGCAGTTTTTGGAAACGACTCAACTTGCTCAGGGAGGAGTTACTAGGACACTCAGTCAGGTTCCTCTACATCAGTTTGCAGTATCTCTTACAGCTAGACTTCACAGAAAGTTGGCAAAGAAAATTCAGGCGCTAATATTAGATTTGATAAGTAGAGTTGGGCAAATGGGTGGagtaaagtaatttttatttgaattgtCTTTTAAGTATCCTTCTACTGCTTGTACTCTATATGCACATGCTTCAGTGATAATTATGTACTTGACAGTTACTGAAACAAATATTGAAGCTGTTGTCTGTAAAGCAAGACCTGTATTTGACTTGAATGCTCTTAAATATGCAGTCTTACACTGCAAACATGTAGCTTTTAACCTGTACTCTACTAAGGTTGTATTTTATTGATTCACTCCTGCAGAGAGCTGCTAATATGATCCCAGCTCATGATAGTCCCTTGGCTGCTTTGGCATTTGATGCAAGTGGTACTAAACTTGCCACTGCATCAGAAAAGGTAAGGTGGCTTTTTATCGACTTGCTGACAgtgattaaaatgaaatttgtttctAAGCATTTTAAGTAAGTTTAAGCGTGCACAATTTCAAGCACAAGTGCCAAAAGAGAAGGTTTACAGTTTTAATGGCAAATCTAAGTTAAGAACTGTTAATGGTATTTTCCGTGCTGTGAAACGGTGGATAATACggttatttatttaaacacattttaatctGCCTGTAATCGGGGCAGTTCTCTAAGTGTGTCTCCCTTTGGTGCAGGATACTACTTAGAAATTAATAATCTTGTTTTGATGCTGTCTTCCTGATGAAAACAAGACAGTTAAAAGTCAGAATACAGAAGTGTCTTGCTAGTCTATGGCACGTGATGATAAATTGTCCATCTAAATTGTGTAAATCAGTCTGAAGCCTCTGATCTTTGAGTAATCAGCTTAGAATATAAAGGTGTAACTGCTTCTGATAAAGTCACAAAGACATCCAGGTGATTGTACTTGCCTAGTGCACTCATTTTCATGATCAAATATGATAAGAAGGGGGGCTGTTCTCGATGCATAGCTCGTTCTCTACATTAGTAGCTGCCACCTCTCATTGTTTCTCTTTAAACACATCCTACGAACAAGCTccataaatatttcatactAATGTGGTGTGCATTAACAGCATAATGGTTTGCTGCTTGTAGTTGTACTCTGCTCGCTAGAGCTAATACACAATGAACaaacttgaaatgaaaatttattttttttttgttacagggGACAGTAATAAGAGTGTTTTCCATTCCAGAGGGACAGAAACTATTTGAATTCCGAAGGGGAGTGAAGAGGTAAGGTTCAACTGGGCTAATTATCTGAAGCACATTTCTTACGGTAGATCTTCAAGTTTGTTCTGCAATTGAGCTGGCATCCAGATTTTTGCCTGTTCTCATCTTCGTTCGTCTCTACCTGTATGCTTACAACAGTTTTAGCTTGAATGTCTTCCAGTTTCACTCCTTTGGACTTGACTATTCTACAAATCAGTCCTGTCAGGATTGTACTCCctcttgtcttttaaaaatgtatcgGTGAGGGAATTTTAAAGTGGGTCAGCTTTTGTAAGAGATACTGTATTCTTATGGCAGTTGAAAGCAGTATATTCAATACTCTCACTCTCTTCTAAATCCTTCTAGTGCAGTGATCATTGATAGCCATTGTGAAATGGTACTCTGATTTGTGGTAGTAGTAACTCTGTAGTTCTACTGTACTTTATACCAGAGGTAAGACTGAGTTCAGATTGTTACTAATTGATGCCCATGTCTGGTATACATCAGAGTTGAACATCTTTAATGGGGATCTTGCTCTTGAAGTGCTTTTAGGAAGATATCTGATTTCAGAGTGCTTATTATggaaatgtcctttttttcttatttgcgAAGCAGTGGTGACTGAGAAATTTGCATAATTATTAATTAAGCCAAATACTTCGGCTTAATTGTGAGTCACCTGCAGTCACTGACAGGAGAAGAGCAGGTGAGTCTACCATGCAGCCACAGTTCCTCCCAGCTCTCACAGTACAGCTCGTGTGAACGTTATGGAGCTCCTTAATGGTAAATGTGGAGAAAGGCTCCTACCTACCAAAGTGGAGAAGTAATATTCTCATTTAAGTCAATTCCTATGAGTTAGTTAACACTAGCTTTCTTACACCAATTGATATGGTACTGGAATGCCAAAAATAATGcttcattgtttttcttcctttttttcctaggtGTGTGAGCATCTGTTCATTGGCTTTCAGCATGGATGGCATGTTTCTGTCTGCATCCAGTAACACAGAGACGGTGCATATCTTCAAACTTGAGACTGTGAAAGAAAAGTAGgtttcagagatttttcttagattttttttttcaaggaaaaggcTTTAAAACTGATGATACTCCACAGGATGAGTTCTCCAAAGTGTGGACAAACTTCATTTGAACACTTCTGTAAAGGACGTAAGAACTCACTGGTGAATCAGCAGCTGTAGCTGAGCTGTGTACTGTTCTCCTGGTGAACAGAGGCAGAGGAATGTGGAGCAGCCTTAATGTTTTCAGTTACATTTGTGTTTCACCTCTTCTGACATCCATATGGGAAGAGCTGTCTCAGCAATGCCTCCCAGCTGCCTATAGGGCTTTAAAAGGCACCACGTtgtaaaatgtttctatttatGATTTGGGAGGACAGTCTAACTTACATTTCTGCGGAAGTTGTTAGAAACAATTATTTGCTTAGTGATAAACAGGCGAATAAAATCGGGAAGTGTAGCACTTCCCAGTAGATCTCTCTGTTGTGTAATGAACCttacaaaatgcagttttataaGCAGAAGTATCAGTTCAATCAGACATGCTTAAATAACAGAGGGTATTGTAGGACACATTGTGCCCTGTAGCATAAATGGAGTGCACCGGACTTCTTGGGGCTGTTActtgtttctcttcagaaatAACTAGCTGcttaatatctttaaaaataaagatgtttcaGAGTCTTTACAGACCTTTTTCTCTAATGTGAAGGCAAACTCAATCACTCTTTTCTGACTTGTAGACCTCAGGAAGAGCCTACAACCTGGACAGGTTACTTCGGAAAAGTGCTGATGGCTTCAACAAGCTATCTGCCCTCTCAAGTAACAGAAATGTTCAACCAGGGTAGAGCATTTGCTACAGTCCGCCTGCCTTTCTGTGGGCACAAAAACATCTGTGCACTTGCCACGTGAGTAAAGATGAGCCTGCATTCACCTCTCCGCTGGGTTGCCGTGTCAGGCCGCGGAGGGGCTGACACTGTAGAACGTATGCTCACTCCATCACCTGGAATCATTTCAAAGCCTCTTCCAGTTTGAGCAATGTGTTTGAGCTAACACCTCGCAGTCTGTGAAAAGGCATCATATTTGGATGAGAATAGACTATTTTTGAGTTGTTTAAAGATGTCTTAAGTATGAAAGAAGAATGTTGAGAACAGACCCATGAGCTTGTATTTACTTTCATTAGTGCTAGGAGTACTGTGTGTTTTTCTAGCAAATTGCAAAATTAGGCAATCCAGGCGAACCATTAGAGAAGtctttgaaagcaaattcaCATTATTCTTGTCTCTAAACCAGCAATAGTGTTCATTAAAGTTAATTTTGAGGACTGAATCTAATCTTTATTCTGTCTTCACCAAAGGCAGGTCCCATTTGGCACAGCTACCACAGCAATAAGCTGAGCACTAGTAAGCTTATTTTGTGGGGGTTGTATAGTTTTTATGCTAAATTGACTTCATGTCTTTACTCTCACTGCTCTG
This window contains:
- the WIPI2 gene encoding WD repeat domain phosphoinositide-interacting protein 2 isoform X5, translating into MKVLHTIRETPPNPAGLCALSINNDNCYLAYPGSATIGEVQVFDTINLRAANMIPAHDSPLAALAFDASGTKLATASEKGTVIRVFSIPEGQKLFEFRRGVKRCVSICSLAFSMDGMFLSASSNTETVHIFKLETVKEKPQEEPTTWTGYFGKVLMASTSYLPSQVTEMFNQGRAFATVRLPFCGHKNICALATIQKIPRLLVGAADGYLYMYNLDPQEGGECTLMKQHKLDGSMEPANEILESASHDRPLVAQAYSAAVTKGTYVPSSPTRHAYTDDLGAVGGACLEDETNSLRLDEDSEHPPMILRTD